One window from the genome of Streptomyces sp. NBC_00708 encodes:
- a CDS encoding TetR/AcrR family transcriptional regulator: MTGEERRGYAKGRAKREEILDQAMAMFGEAGYRGASLRVIATRCGISHPGLLHHFPTKESLLLAVLEHRDAVDGQWLDAGRPTGVDRLRRLVGLAALNAQRRGIVELFCVLSAEATSAEHPAHAYFVERYRGSLLSTAVSYTEAREKGVLREDIDPGEAAQQLIALMDGLQTQWLLSGGTTDMAGVLRAHVQAQLTVPF; this comes from the coding sequence GTGACCGGCGAGGAGCGGCGTGGCTACGCCAAGGGCCGGGCCAAACGCGAGGAGATCCTCGATCAGGCCATGGCCATGTTCGGCGAGGCAGGTTACCGGGGCGCCTCGCTGCGGGTGATCGCCACCCGGTGCGGCATCTCGCATCCCGGACTGCTGCACCACTTCCCGACCAAGGAGTCGCTGCTGCTCGCGGTCCTGGAACACCGCGACGCCGTGGACGGCCAGTGGCTGGACGCGGGCCGCCCCACGGGGGTCGACCGGCTGCGCCGGCTGGTGGGCCTCGCGGCGCTCAACGCGCAGCGGCGCGGCATCGTCGAGCTGTTCTGCGTCCTGTCCGCCGAGGCGACCTCCGCCGAGCACCCGGCCCACGCGTACTTCGTCGAGCGGTACCGCGGCTCGCTGCTGTCCACGGCCGTGTCCTACACGGAGGCGCGCGAGAAGGGTGTGCTGCGCGAGGACATCGACCCCGGTGAGGCGGCCCAGCAGCTGATCGCGCTGATGGACGGCCTGCAGACCCAGTGGCTGTTGAGCGGCGGCACGACCGACATGGCCGGTGTCCTTCGGGCGCACGTACAGGCGCAGTTGACGGTTCCTTTCTGA
- a CDS encoding glycoside hydrolase family 3 C-terminal domain-containing protein, producing MGSSLPYLDPRLSIPERVADLLGRMTLPEKVGQMLQLNGKDGVRQHVEDMHAGSILHASPERVLEAAELTRRTRLGIPLLVAEDCIHGHSFWEGATIFPTQLGMAASWDPELLERVARATAVEVAATGVHWTFSPVLCITRDLRWGRVSETFGEDPFLIGELASAMVRGYQGEGLDDPTAILACAKHFAGYSETQGGRDASEADISRRKLRSWFLPPFERVAKEGCRTFMLGYQSMDGVPITVNNWLLNEVLRGEWGYTGTLVTDWDNVGRMVWEQKVYADHAQAAAAAVRAGNDMVMTTPDFFEGAQQAVAAGRLDEADVDAAVARILTLKFELGLFENPRHPDRARQEAVIGSAGHAELNLEVARRSLVLLANDGTLPLDGGFTAGADGRAVADIAAAPRTVAVIGPNADDAQTQLGDWAGSSGQADWLPDGHPRAMIRTVLDGFREHVPAGWTVTHARGADILTVGPDPEGAFFPDGQPRPEIVMPCEPSEALIAEAVAAAEAADHVVAVVGDRIELVGEGRSTATLELIGGQIALLDALAATGKPFTVVVISSKPLVLPPSAYRAAAIVHAFNPGMLGGRAVAELVLGLVEPSGRLPVSFARHAGQQPTYYNQLRGQHGTRYADLTQRPAFVFGEGLSYTTVAYSELEVLTDVLGAGDTLRARVVVGNTGERPALETVQVYVSDSVTSVTWAEKELKAYRQVPLAPGESREVVFELPVSVCSLVDAEGRRVVEPGAFELLVGPSSRDDDLLRAGFTVKG from the coding sequence GTGGGCTCCTCCCTGCCCTATCTCGACCCCCGCCTGTCCATTCCGGAGCGCGTCGCCGACCTGCTCGGCCGGATGACGCTGCCCGAGAAGGTCGGCCAGATGCTCCAGCTCAACGGCAAGGACGGGGTGCGGCAGCACGTCGAGGACATGCACGCGGGCTCGATCCTGCACGCCTCGCCCGAACGCGTCCTGGAAGCCGCCGAGCTGACCCGGCGCACCCGCCTCGGCATCCCCCTCCTGGTCGCCGAGGACTGCATCCACGGCCACTCGTTCTGGGAGGGCGCCACCATCTTCCCCACCCAGCTGGGCATGGCCGCGAGCTGGGACCCTGAGCTGCTGGAGCGGGTGGCGCGGGCGACCGCCGTCGAGGTGGCGGCGACCGGCGTGCACTGGACGTTCTCGCCGGTGCTGTGCATCACCCGCGACCTGCGCTGGGGCCGGGTGAGCGAGACCTTCGGCGAGGACCCGTTCCTGATCGGCGAACTGGCCTCCGCGATGGTGCGCGGGTACCAGGGCGAGGGGCTCGACGACCCGACCGCGATCCTCGCGTGCGCCAAGCACTTCGCGGGCTACTCCGAGACCCAGGGCGGCCGGGACGCGAGCGAGGCCGACATCTCGCGGCGCAAGCTGCGCTCCTGGTTCCTGCCGCCGTTCGAGCGGGTCGCCAAGGAGGGCTGCCGTACGTTCATGCTGGGCTACCAGTCGATGGACGGCGTGCCCATCACCGTCAACAACTGGCTGCTGAACGAGGTGCTGCGCGGTGAGTGGGGCTACACCGGCACCCTGGTGACCGACTGGGACAACGTCGGGCGCATGGTGTGGGAGCAGAAGGTGTACGCCGACCACGCGCAGGCGGCGGCCGCCGCGGTCCGGGCGGGCAACGACATGGTGATGACGACGCCGGACTTCTTCGAGGGTGCGCAGCAGGCCGTGGCGGCCGGGCGGCTCGACGAGGCGGACGTGGACGCGGCGGTCGCACGCATCCTCACGCTCAAGTTCGAGCTGGGCCTGTTCGAGAACCCGCGCCACCCCGACCGGGCCCGGCAGGAGGCGGTCATCGGCAGCGCCGGGCACGCCGAGCTGAACCTGGAGGTGGCCCGCCGCTCGCTGGTGCTGCTGGCCAACGACGGCACCCTGCCGCTGGACGGCGGTTTCACGGCCGGGGCGGACGGGCGCGCGGTCGCGGACATCGCCGCGGCGCCGCGTACGGTCGCCGTGATCGGCCCCAACGCGGATGACGCGCAGACCCAGCTCGGGGACTGGGCGGGTTCCTCCGGCCAGGCGGACTGGCTGCCGGACGGCCATCCCCGCGCCATGATCCGTACCGTGCTCGACGGCTTCCGGGAGCATGTGCCCGCCGGCTGGACCGTCACCCACGCGCGGGGTGCCGACATCCTGACGGTGGGCCCGGACCCGGAGGGTGCCTTCTTCCCGGACGGGCAGCCGCGCCCCGAGATCGTCATGCCGTGCGAGCCGTCCGAGGCGCTGATCGCGGAGGCGGTCGCCGCAGCGGAGGCCGCCGATCATGTCGTCGCCGTGGTGGGCGACCGCATCGAACTGGTCGGTGAGGGGCGCTCGACCGCGACCCTGGAGCTGATCGGCGGGCAGATCGCGCTGCTGGACGCGCTCGCCGCGACGGGCAAGCCGTTCACCGTGGTGGTCATCAGCTCCAAGCCGCTGGTGCTGCCGCCGTCGGCGTACCGCGCGGCGGCCATCGTGCACGCGTTCAACCCGGGCATGCTCGGCGGTCGTGCGGTGGCCGAGCTGGTCCTCGGTCTGGTGGAGCCGTCCGGGCGGCTGCCCGTCTCCTTCGCGCGTCACGCGGGCCAGCAGCCGACGTACTACAACCAGCTGCGCGGCCAGCACGGCACACGGTACGCGGACCTGACGCAGCGGCCGGCGTTCGTGTTCGGGGAGGGCCTCAGCTACACGACCGTCGCCTACTCGGAGCTGGAGGTGCTGACCGACGTCCTGGGCGCGGGCGACACGCTCCGGGCGCGCGTCGTCGTCGGCAACACCGGTGAACGCCCCGCGCTGGAGACCGTACAGGTGTACGTCAGCGACTCGGTCACGTCGGTGACGTGGGCGGAGAAGGAGCTCAAGGCCTACCGGCAGGTGCCGTTGGCCCCGGGCGAGTCGCGCGAGGTGGTCTTCGAGCTTCCTGTGTCCGTGTGCAGCCTGGTGGACGCGGAGGGCCGGCGGGTCGTCGAGCCGGGGGCGTTCGAACTGCTCGTCGGTCCGTCGTCGCGCGACGACGACCTGCTGCGGGCGGGTTTCACCGTCAAGGGCTGA